In Rhizobium sp. ZPR4, a genomic segment contains:
- the trpS gene encoding tryptophan--tRNA ligase: MFSPTDTRPVILTGDRTTGPLHLGHYVGSLKSRVALQHSHEQFLLLADTQALTDNAHDPQKVRHNVLEVATDYLAVGIDPSLTTICVQSALPALAELTLLYLNFVTVSRLERNPTIKTEIQLRGFERDVPAGFLCYPVAQAADITAFKATVVPVGEDQAPLIEQTNEIVRRLNRQIGRDVLVEAAAMVPKVGRLPGVDGKAKMSKSQGNAISLSASSDEIRDAVRRMYTDRDHLRVSDPGKIEGNVVFTYLDAFCEDLQLVDEMKVHYRRGGLGDVTLKRHLEGVLQALLAPIRERRARYAAEPDYVMGIVREGTRRARKRTEATLAELRSALGLFSLA, translated from the coding sequence ATGTTTTCCCCTACCGATACTCGCCCTGTCATCCTGACGGGTGACCGGACCACAGGTCCACTCCATCTCGGCCACTATGTCGGCTCGCTGAAGAGCCGCGTTGCGCTTCAGCATAGCCACGAGCAATTCCTGCTCTTGGCGGATACGCAGGCGCTGACCGACAATGCCCATGATCCCCAGAAAGTGCGGCACAACGTCCTTGAAGTCGCCACGGACTATCTCGCCGTCGGCATCGACCCGTCGCTGACGACGATCTGCGTCCAATCCGCCTTGCCGGCGCTGGCGGAGCTGACGCTGCTCTATCTGAATTTCGTCACGGTCAGCCGCCTGGAGCGCAACCCGACGATCAAGACGGAGATCCAGCTGCGCGGCTTTGAACGCGACGTGCCGGCCGGCTTTCTCTGCTATCCGGTCGCGCAGGCCGCCGACATCACCGCCTTCAAGGCGACGGTCGTTCCGGTCGGGGAGGACCAGGCGCCGTTGATCGAGCAGACCAACGAGATCGTTCGCCGTCTCAATCGGCAGATCGGGCGAGACGTTCTCGTCGAGGCCGCAGCCATGGTGCCGAAGGTTGGGCGCCTGCCTGGGGTCGACGGCAAGGCGAAGATGAGCAAATCCCAGGGCAACGCCATTTCGCTTTCGGCATCGTCAGATGAGATAAGAGATGCCGTGCGGCGAATGTATACCGATCGGGATCACCTGCGTGTCAGCGATCCCGGAAAGATCGAGGGAAATGTCGTCTTCACCTATTTGGACGCCTTCTGTGAGGATTTGCAGCTGGTGGATGAGATGAAGGTACACTATCGCCGTGGCGGGCTTGGCGACGTCACCCTGAAGAGACATCTGGAGGGGGTCCTGCAAGCGCTGCTTGCACCGATCCGCGAGCGCCGTGCGCGTTATGCCGCCGAGCCGGATTATGTGATGGGAATCGTGCGCGAGGGCACGCGAAGGGCAAGGAAGCGGACGGAGGCAACGCTTGCGGAGCTGCGATCGGCCCTCGGTCTGTTCTCCCTGGCTTGA
- the cckA gene encoding cell cycle histidine kinase CckA translates to MTKQRPSDEYSVPLVDRGVRSGTVLRIILLALVLVAAAAAFVVFKNQLDNESVLGGLGVLAMVGIFFLVSSIIGFVEVMPQPQSDSLARSFLNSHPDGTLITDEKGRIVYANAAYGRLTGATKATEVQSLEMLLSRNRESNEALYRLANGLRDGKEGSEEFRLLKPLGPFNGIGQGAHWYRLKARVLSPEQDSNKALHIWQITDITSERDDQERFFKELQNAIDYLDHAPAGFFSAGRKGEIFYLNATLAEWLGFDLTKFVPGSMTIGDLVAGEGLALIQSVQAEPGLKKTVTLDLDLRRANGQSLPVQIVHSVTSMRDGAPGESRTIVLTRQNGADTEQSASAAAMRFSRFFNNTPMAIASVDGNGRILRTNAPFLKLFSELVSRDDIERGAALETIVNESDRVRLQQALAAAKDRQGDIPPIDSRNPKDETRHFRFYINAVIDQTDEAPEEAAIVYAVEVTEQKALETQMAQTQKLNAVGTLAGGIAHDFNNVLTAILLSSDHLLLQARPSDASFADLMEIKRNANRAAVLVRQLLAFSRKQTMRPTVLNLTDVIGDLRMLVDRLLSGTHVKLDVDYGRDLWPVKTDLSQFEQVLINLCVNARDAMPGGGTLTLRTRNLLASDVSAFNYPYLPHEDMVLVEVSDTGTGIAPEIMDKIFEPFFTTKEVGKGTGLGLAMVYGIIKQSGGYIQPESEVGKGTTFRIFLPRHIVEMPVATEAKVPESRDVTAMDQSVGIAASTEEPADLTGKSAVVLLVEDEEAVRRGGKRMLETRGYTVHEAGSGVEALDIMEELDGQVDVVVSDVVMPEMDGPSLLRELRKKYPDLKFIFVSGYAEDAFARNLPADAQFGFLPKPFSLKQLAVVVRETLDKN, encoded by the coding sequence ATGACGAAGCAGCGTCCGTCCGACGAGTATAGCGTGCCGCTGGTGGATCGCGGAGTTCGTTCGGGAACTGTGCTGCGCATCATCCTGCTTGCGCTCGTTCTCGTGGCCGCGGCCGCCGCCTTTGTCGTCTTTAAGAACCAGCTCGACAATGAGTCTGTGCTTGGCGGCCTGGGCGTTCTTGCTATGGTCGGCATCTTCTTCCTGGTCTCCTCGATCATCGGTTTCGTCGAGGTCATGCCGCAGCCGCAGTCAGACAGCCTGGCGCGCTCCTTCCTCAACAGTCACCCCGACGGGACGCTGATCACCGATGAGAAGGGCCGCATCGTCTATGCCAATGCGGCCTATGGTCGCCTGACCGGTGCGACCAAGGCGACGGAAGTGCAGTCGCTGGAGATGCTGCTGTCGCGAAACCGTGAGTCCAACGAGGCTCTCTACCGGCTCGCCAATGGCCTGCGCGACGGCAAGGAGGGGTCGGAGGAGTTCCGGTTGCTGAAGCCGCTCGGTCCCTTCAACGGGATCGGCCAAGGAGCCCATTGGTATCGCCTGAAGGCGCGGGTACTGTCGCCGGAACAGGATAGCAACAAAGCGCTGCATATCTGGCAGATTACCGACATCACCTCCGAGCGCGACGATCAGGAGCGATTCTTCAAGGAATTGCAGAACGCGATCGATTATCTCGACCACGCGCCGGCCGGCTTCTTTTCCGCCGGCCGCAAGGGCGAGATTTTCTATCTCAACGCGACGCTTGCGGAATGGCTTGGCTTTGATCTCACCAAGTTCGTTCCCGGCTCGATGACGATCGGCGATCTCGTGGCCGGCGAGGGGCTGGCGCTGATCCAGTCCGTTCAGGCAGAGCCAGGTTTAAAGAAGACGGTGACGCTCGATCTCGATCTGCGCCGTGCCAACGGCCAGAGCCTGCCGGTGCAGATCGTTCACAGCGTAACATCGATGCGCGACGGCGCTCCCGGTGAGAGCCGCACCATCGTCCTGACCCGGCAGAACGGGGCAGACACGGAGCAATCGGCTTCCGCAGCCGCGATGCGTTTCAGCCGTTTCTTCAACAATACGCCGATGGCGATCGCTTCGGTTGACGGCAACGGCCGCATTCTGCGGACGAATGCACCATTCCTGAAACTCTTCTCGGAACTGGTATCCCGCGACGATATCGAGCGCGGCGCTGCCCTTGAGACCATCGTCAATGAAAGCGACCGGGTGCGGCTGCAGCAGGCATTGGCTGCTGCCAAGGACCGGCAAGGCGACATTCCGCCGATCGACTCCCGTAATCCGAAGGATGAGACGCGGCATTTCCGCTTTTATATCAATGCCGTCATCGACCAGACCGACGAGGCGCCGGAAGAGGCTGCCATCGTCTATGCCGTCGAGGTGACCGAGCAGAAGGCGCTCGAAACGCAGATGGCGCAGACACAGAAGCTCAATGCCGTCGGTACGCTCGCAGGCGGCATCGCGCACGACTTCAACAACGTATTGACCGCTATCCTCTTGTCTTCCGACCATTTGCTGCTGCAGGCGCGGCCGTCTGATGCCAGCTTCGCCGACCTGATGGAAATCAAGCGCAATGCCAACCGCGCGGCCGTGCTGGTGCGGCAGCTGCTTGCCTTCTCGCGCAAGCAGACCATGCGGCCGACGGTTCTCAATCTGACCGATGTGATCGGCGATCTCCGCATGCTGGTCGACAGATTGCTGTCGGGCACGCATGTCAAGCTGGATGTCGACTACGGCCGCGATCTCTGGCCTGTTAAAACCGACCTCTCGCAGTTCGAGCAGGTGCTCATCAACTTGTGCGTCAATGCCCGCGATGCCATGCCTGGCGGCGGTACGCTGACGCTGCGCACCCGCAATCTGCTCGCGTCTGATGTCAGTGCCTTCAACTACCCCTACTTGCCACATGAGGACATGGTTCTCGTCGAGGTCAGCGACACCGGTACCGGCATCGCGCCCGAAATCATGGACAAGATCTTCGAGCCATTCTTCACGACCAAGGAAGTGGGCAAGGGCACCGGTCTCGGGCTTGCGATGGTCTATGGCATCATCAAGCAGTCCGGCGGCTATATTCAGCCGGAATCGGAAGTGGGCAAGGGAACGACGTTCCGCATCTTCCTGCCACGGCACATCGTCGAGATGCCTGTCGCGACGGAAGCGAAAGTGCCAGAAAGCCGCGATGTCACGGCCATGGACCAGAGTGTCGGTATAGCCGCCTCTACGGAAGAACCTGCCGATCTCACCGGCAAGTCCGCCGTCGTGTTGCTGGTCGAGGACGAGGAGGCGGTGCGTCGCGGCGGCAAGCGTATGCTTGAGACGCGCGGCTATACTGTCCACGAGGCCGGCTCCGGCGTCGAGGCGCTCGACATCATGGAGGAGCTCGACGGACAGGTCGATGTCGTCGTATCCGACGTCGTCATGCCCGAAATGGACGGGCCGTCGCTGCTGCGCGAATTGCGCAAGAAATATCCGGATCTGAAGTTCATCTTCGTTTCGGGCTATGCCGAGGATGCCTTTGCCCGCAACCTGCCGGCCGACGCACAGTTTGGCTTCCTGCCGAAGCCGTTCTCGCTGAAACAGCTCGCCGTGGTTGTGCGCGAGACGCTGGACAAGAATTAA
- a CDS encoding pseudouridine-5'-phosphate glycosidase — MTQPISPLLPISYSKEVAAAKLRGAPLVALESTIITHGMPYPGNIEMARSVEAIIRQEGAVPATIAVIHGTLHIGLEPEELETLAKTEGAMKVSRADIAFAIAERRTGATTVAATMIAAARAGIKVFATGGIGGVHRGAEESFDISADLEELSRTGVIVVCAGAKAILDIPKTLEVLETRGVPVVTYDSTEFPAFWSRSSGLTSPLTLNSPAAIANFQTTREQLGIDGGMLIANPVPEADEIPREEMEIYIERALDSAERDEITGKAVTPYLLSTIFDITEGRSLKTNIALVENNARLAAEIAVALAE; from the coding sequence ATGACCCAGCCTATCTCGCCCCTGCTACCGATCTCCTATTCGAAGGAAGTCGCTGCCGCCAAGCTGCGCGGCGCGCCGCTCGTCGCCCTGGAATCGACGATCATCACCCACGGCATGCCCTATCCCGGCAATATCGAGATGGCCCGCAGCGTCGAGGCGATCATCCGGCAGGAAGGCGCAGTACCCGCAACAATCGCGGTCATTCACGGCACGCTGCATATCGGTCTTGAGCCGGAAGAGCTGGAAACATTGGCCAAGACGGAGGGCGCGATGAAGGTCTCGCGCGCCGATATCGCCTTTGCAATTGCCGAGCGCCGCACCGGCGCAACCACCGTTGCCGCCACGATGATCGCCGCAGCCCGCGCTGGCATCAAGGTATTTGCCACCGGCGGCATCGGCGGCGTGCATCGCGGCGCCGAAGAAAGCTTCGATATTTCGGCCGACCTTGAAGAACTGTCCCGCACCGGCGTCATCGTCGTCTGCGCCGGCGCCAAGGCGATCCTCGATATTCCGAAGACGCTCGAAGTGCTGGAAACCCGCGGCGTACCGGTCGTCACCTACGACAGCACCGAGTTTCCGGCTTTCTGGTCGCGCTCCTCCGGCCTGACGAGCCCGCTGACGCTGAACAGCCCGGCTGCGATCGCCAACTTCCAGACGACGCGCGAACAGCTCGGCATCGATGGCGGCATGCTGATCGCCAATCCGGTTCCGGAAGCCGACGAGATCCCGCGCGAGGAAATGGAAATCTATATCGAGCGAGCCCTCGATAGCGCCGAGCGCGACGAGATCACCGGCAAGGCCGTTACGCCTTATCTGCTGAGCACGATCTTCGACATCACCGAAGGCCGCAGCCTCAAGACCAACATCGCGCTTGTCGAAAACAATGCGCGTCTGGCTGCGGAAATCGCGGTCGCACTGGCCGAATAA
- a CDS encoding carbohydrate kinase family protein gives MAKKILVLGGAHIDRRGRIFGDTEPGASNPGAWFEEPGGGGFNAARNLARLGFDVKLISPRGGDPSGEMVAEAASHAGIDDKPFVFLDRKTPSYTAILENDGNLVIALADMELYKLFVPRRLAIRAVRDAFEETDLVLCDANLPAETLSAIAARAAFCGKPVAAIAISPAKVVRLKPSLAGIGHLFLNEAEAAALTEIRPEDPREWVNALRALGLRNGVITRGKRALIAFSPDAMVSLQPPIVDEVADVTGAGDSLASGVLSALLAGHDLAEAVRHGAAAAAITVQSPFATAENLSPELLKTMLALVPRAEILS, from the coding sequence ATGGCGAAAAAGATTCTCGTTCTCGGCGGCGCCCATATCGACCGGCGCGGCCGCATCTTCGGCGATACGGAGCCGGGCGCCAGCAACCCCGGCGCATGGTTCGAAGAGCCTGGCGGCGGCGGCTTCAATGCCGCCCGCAATCTCGCCCGCCTGGGCTTCGACGTAAAGCTGATCTCGCCGCGTGGCGGCGATCCCTCGGGCGAGATGGTGGCGGAGGCAGCAAGCCACGCCGGCATCGACGACAAGCCCTTCGTCTTCCTCGATCGCAAGACGCCAAGCTATACGGCGATCCTCGAGAATGACGGCAATTTGGTCATCGCGCTTGCCGACATGGAGCTCTACAAGCTTTTCGTTCCGCGGCGGCTGGCGATTCGCGCCGTTCGCGACGCCTTCGAAGAAACCGACCTCGTTCTCTGCGATGCCAATCTGCCGGCGGAAACCTTAAGCGCGATTGCGGCAAGGGCCGCCTTTTGCGGCAAACCGGTCGCAGCCATCGCCATCTCGCCGGCAAAAGTCGTGCGGCTGAAGCCGAGCCTCGCTGGCATTGGCCATCTATTCCTCAACGAAGCCGAAGCTGCCGCACTGACCGAAATCCGTCCGGAAGACCCGCGCGAGTGGGTCAACGCTTTGCGCGCGCTCGGGCTGCGTAATGGCGTCATCACCCGCGGCAAGCGCGCGCTGATCGCCTTCTCACCTGATGCCATGGTAAGCCTGCAGCCGCCCATCGTCGACGAGGTTGCCGATGTCACCGGAGCGGGAGATTCGCTTGCCTCGGGCGTTCTCTCCGCTTTGCTCGCCGGTCACGATCTCGCGGAAGCCGTCCGCCATGGCGCTGCGGCAGCCGCGATCACGGTGCAATCGCCCTTTGCAACGGCGGAAAATCTCTCTCCCGAACTGCTAAAGACGATGCTGGCTCTTGTTCCCAGGGCCGAAATTCTGTCATGA
- the alaS gene encoding alanine--tRNA ligase: MSGVNEIRSTFLDYFKKNGHEIVPSSPLVPRNDPTLMFTNAGMVQFKNVFTGLEQRPYTTASTAQKCVRAGGKHNDLDNVGYTARHHTFFEMLGNFSFGDYFKERAIELAWNLITKEFGLDAKRLLVTVYHTDDDAFNLWKKIAGLSDDRIIRIATSDNFWAMGDTGPCGPCSEIFYDHGDHIWGGPPGSPEEDGDRFIEIWNLVFMQFEQITKEQRVDLPRPSIDTGMGLERVAAVLQGKHDNYDIDLFRALIEASEEATGVKAEGEHRASHRVIADHLRSSAFLIADGVLPSNEGRGYVLRRIMRRAMRHAQLLGAKEPLMWKLLPALIQQMGRAYPELVRAEALTSETLKLEETRFRKTLERGLSLLNDATSDLHKGDSLDGETAFKLYDTYGFPLDLTQDALRARGIGVDISSFTDAMERQKAEARSHWTGSGDKATETIWFELKEKNGATEFLGYDTETAEGVIQAIVKDGMAVDSAAAGDKVQIIVNQTPFYGESGGQMGDTGVISSDHGKLAVSDTQKKGEGLFVHSSEVSEGKITVGDAVVLTVDHNRRSRLRANHSATHLLHEALREVLGTHVAQKGSLVAPERLRFDVSHPKPMSAEELKVVEEMANEIVLQNSPVTTRLMSVDDAIAEGAMALFGEKYGDEVRVVSMGQGVRGAKSGKPYSVELCGGTHVSATGQIGLVRILGESAVGAGVRRIEAVTGESARDYLAEQDDRVKSLASTLKVQAADVVSRVEALMDERRKLERELAEAKRKLAMGGGQGGSADAVREVNGVKFLGKPVSGVDPKDLKGLADEAKASLGSGVVTLIGVSDDGKASAVVAVTEDLVGRFSAVDLVRVASAALGGKGGGGRPDMAQAGGPDGAKADEAIEAIAAALAG; the protein is encoded by the coding sequence ATGAGCGGTGTGAATGAAATCCGGTCGACCTTCCTCGACTATTTTAAGAAAAACGGCCACGAGATCGTGCCGTCGAGCCCGCTGGTGCCGCGCAACGATCCGACATTGATGTTTACCAATGCCGGCATGGTGCAATTCAAGAACGTCTTCACCGGCCTGGAGCAGCGTCCCTATACGACGGCTTCGACCGCGCAGAAATGCGTGCGCGCCGGCGGCAAGCATAACGACCTCGACAATGTTGGCTATACCGCGCGCCATCACACCTTCTTCGAGATGCTCGGCAACTTCTCCTTTGGTGATTACTTCAAGGAGCGCGCCATCGAGCTTGCCTGGAACCTGATCACCAAGGAATTCGGCCTCGACGCCAAGCGCCTGCTGGTCACGGTCTATCACACCGACGACGACGCCTTTAACCTGTGGAAGAAGATCGCCGGCCTTTCCGACGACCGGATCATCCGCATCGCCACCAGCGACAATTTCTGGGCGATGGGCGATACCGGCCCCTGCGGTCCCTGTTCGGAAATCTTCTACGATCATGGCGATCACATCTGGGGCGGCCCTCCCGGCTCTCCGGAAGAGGACGGCGATCGCTTCATCGAGATCTGGAACCTCGTCTTCATGCAGTTCGAGCAGATCACCAAGGAGCAGCGTGTCGACCTGCCGCGTCCGTCGATCGACACCGGCATGGGTCTCGAGCGCGTTGCCGCCGTGCTGCAGGGCAAGCACGACAATTACGATATCGACCTGTTCCGCGCCCTGATCGAAGCTTCGGAAGAGGCGACGGGCGTCAAGGCCGAAGGCGAGCATCGCGCCAGCCATCGCGTCATCGCCGATCATCTGCGCTCGTCCGCCTTCCTGATCGCCGATGGCGTGCTGCCGTCGAACGAAGGCCGTGGCTATGTGCTTCGCCGTATCATGCGCCGTGCCATGCGCCACGCGCAGTTGCTCGGCGCCAAGGAGCCGCTGATGTGGAAGCTGCTGCCGGCGCTGATCCAGCAGATGGGCCGTGCCTATCCGGAGCTGGTGCGTGCCGAGGCGCTGACCTCCGAGACGCTGAAGCTCGAGGAGACCCGTTTCCGCAAGACGCTGGAACGCGGCCTGTCGCTGCTCAACGACGCCACTTCTGACTTGCACAAGGGCGACAGCCTCGACGGCGAAACCGCCTTCAAGCTCTACGACACCTATGGTTTCCCGCTCGATCTGACGCAGGACGCGCTGCGCGCTCGCGGCATCGGCGTCGATATTTCCAGTTTCACGGATGCCATGGAGCGGCAGAAGGCCGAGGCGCGCTCGCATTGGACCGGTTCCGGCGACAAGGCAACCGAGACCATCTGGTTCGAGCTCAAGGAAAAGAACGGTGCGACCGAGTTCCTCGGCTACGACACGGAAACCGCTGAAGGCGTCATTCAGGCGATTGTCAAGGACGGTATGGCCGTCGACAGCGCCGCTGCCGGCGACAAGGTGCAGATCATCGTCAATCAGACGCCGTTTTACGGCGAATCCGGTGGCCAGATGGGCGATACCGGCGTGATATCAAGCGATCACGGCAAGCTCGCCGTTAGCGATACGCAGAAGAAGGGCGAGGGCCTTTTCGTTCACAGCTCGGAAGTGTCGGAAGGCAAGATCACAGTTGGCGACGCCGTCGTGCTGACCGTCGATCACAACAGACGCTCGCGCCTGCGTGCCAATCACTCTGCCACCCACCTGCTGCACGAAGCTCTCCGCGAAGTGCTCGGCACCCATGTGGCTCAGAAGGGCTCGCTGGTTGCGCCCGAGCGGCTGCGTTTCGACGTTTCCCATCCGAAGCCGATGTCGGCCGAGGAGCTGAAGGTCGTCGAAGAGATGGCGAACGAGATCGTTCTGCAGAATTCTCCGGTCACGACCCGCCTGATGAGCGTCGATGATGCGATCGCGGAAGGCGCGATGGCGCTGTTCGGCGAGAAGTATGGCGATGAAGTCCGCGTTGTGTCGATGGGGCAGGGTGTGCGTGGTGCCAAATCTGGCAAGCCCTATTCGGTCGAGCTTTGCGGCGGCACGCATGTCTCCGCTACTGGCCAGATCGGCCTCGTGCGTATTCTTGGCGAAAGCGCCGTCGGTGCCGGCGTGCGCCGCATCGAAGCTGTGACCGGTGAATCCGCGCGTGATTATCTTGCCGAACAGGACGACCGTGTGAAGAGCCTCGCTTCGACGCTGAAGGTCCAGGCAGCCGATGTCGTCTCGCGCGTTGAAGCGCTGATGGACGAACGCCGCAAGCTGGAGCGCGAATTGGCGGAAGCCAAGCGCAAGCTTGCCATGGGCGGCGGCCAGGGCGGCTCGGCCGATGCGGTCCGTGAGGTCAATGGCGTCAAGTTCCTCGGCAAGCCGGTTTCCGGCGTCGATCCCAAGGATCTCAAGGGTTTGGCTGATGAAGCCAAGGCAAGCCTCGGCTCCGGCGTCGTGACGCTGATCGGCGTCTCGGACGATGGCAAGGCAAGCGCCGTCGTTGCTGTTACCGAAGATCTGGTCGGTCGCTTTAGCGCCGTCGATCTTGTGCGTGTCGCTTCGGCTGCGCTCGGCGGCAAGGGCGGCGGCGGCCGTCCCGACATGGCGCAGGCCGGCGGCCCGGATGGCGCCAAGGCCGATGAAGCGATTGAGGCCATTGCTGCGGCGCTTGCCGGCTAA
- the recA gene encoding recombinase RecA has protein sequence MSQNSLRLVEDKSVDKSKALEAALSQIERSFGKGSIMKLGSNENVVEIETVSTGSLSLDIALGIGGLPKGRIIEIYGPESSGKTTLALQTIAEAQKKGGICAFVDAEHALDPVYARKLGVDLQNLLISQPDTGEQALEITDTLVRSGAIDVLVVDSVAALTPRAEIEGEMGDSLPGLQARLMSQALRKLTASISKSNCMVIFINQIRMKIGVMFGSPETTTGGNALKFYASVRLDIRRIGAVKEREEVIGNQTRVKVVKNKMAPPFKQVEFDIMYGEGVSKTGELVDLGVKAGIVEKSGAWFSYNSQRLGQGRENAKIFLRDNPDLSREIELSLRQNAGLIADRFLQNGGPDSGDDGDASGE, from the coding sequence ATGTCTCAGAATTCTTTGCGGCTTGTAGAGGACAAATCGGTGGATAAAAGCAAGGCACTTGAAGCGGCACTCTCTCAAATTGAGCGGTCGTTCGGCAAGGGCTCGATCATGAAGCTCGGCTCTAACGAGAACGTGGTCGAAATCGAAACGGTTTCCACCGGCTCTCTGAGCCTCGATATCGCTCTCGGCATTGGCGGCTTGCCGAAGGGGCGCATCATCGAAATCTACGGGCCGGAAAGCTCGGGCAAGACGACGCTGGCGCTGCAGACCATTGCCGAGGCACAGAAGAAGGGCGGCATCTGCGCCTTCGTGGACGCGGAACATGCGCTTGATCCGGTCTATGCCCGCAAGCTCGGCGTCGACCTGCAGAACCTGCTGATCTCGCAGCCCGATACCGGCGAACAGGCGCTTGAAATCACCGATACGCTGGTTCGCTCCGGCGCGATCGACGTTCTGGTCGTCGACTCCGTTGCGGCCCTGACGCCGCGCGCCGAAATCGAGGGCGAGATGGGCGACAGCCTGCCGGGCCTGCAGGCGCGTCTGATGAGCCAGGCACTGCGCAAGCTCACGGCTTCGATCTCCAAGTCCAACTGCATGGTGATCTTCATCAACCAGATCCGCATGAAGATCGGCGTCATGTTCGGCTCGCCGGAAACGACGACGGGCGGTAACGCGCTGAAGTTCTATGCCTCGGTTCGCCTCGACATCCGCCGCATCGGCGCCGTCAAGGAGCGCGAAGAGGTGATCGGCAACCAGACCCGCGTCAAGGTCGTCAAGAACAAGATGGCGCCTCCCTTCAAGCAGGTCGAATTCGACATCATGTATGGTGAAGGCGTTTCGAAGACCGGTGAGCTGGTCGACCTCGGCGTCAAGGCCGGCATCGTCGAAAAGTCCGGCGCCTGGTTCTCCTATAACAGCCAGCGTCTCGGCCAGGGTCGCGAGAACGCGAAGATCTTCCTGCGCGACAATCCGGATCTGTCTCGTGAGATCGAGCTGTCGCTGCGCCAGAATGCCGGCCTCATTGCCGACCGCTTCCTGCAGAATGGCGGTCCCGATTCCGGCGACGACGGCGACGCTTCCGGCGAATAA
- a CDS encoding flagellar biosynthetic protein FliO has product MLDDIAGAYGSRFFLAAGGVGIALLVLIGILWIMRNRAPSPFVRGGKNRQPRLQVLDAAAVDARRRLVLVRRDGIEHLIMIGGPTDIVIESGISDTTRAGTAATPVEIPMAFEERQQKAAALEAPPAALPQRQQSAEDKIEAYLRNEPRLAPAAEPAPVPQAAERPQPAAVKPPQPPPQPAPAISEAEAADILDAARHVVLPQQQPAPARPPAVEPTLAPTPAAEPGNDFQRILEAEMSKNLTAERIIPNAPTPRQVQQQPNAAPSPVPSPAKRVEPELAPLTGTDSALQKEVARIFGEMSVSRDK; this is encoded by the coding sequence ATGTTGGACGATATCGCCGGAGCCTATGGCAGCCGTTTCTTTCTCGCAGCCGGCGGAGTTGGCATTGCCCTGCTCGTGCTGATCGGCATTCTGTGGATCATGCGCAACCGCGCTCCTTCTCCCTTCGTGCGCGGCGGCAAGAACCGTCAGCCTCGCCTGCAGGTGCTGGATGCCGCCGCCGTCGATGCCCGCCGCCGTCTCGTGCTCGTACGACGCGATGGGATCGAGCATCTGATCATGATCGGCGGCCCGACGGACATCGTCATCGAATCAGGCATTTCCGATACCACCCGGGCTGGAACCGCCGCGACACCGGTCGAGATCCCCATGGCCTTTGAAGAGCGGCAGCAGAAGGCGGCTGCATTGGAAGCACCTCCCGCAGCGCTTCCGCAGCGCCAGCAATCCGCCGAGGACAAGATCGAAGCCTATTTGCGCAATGAACCCCGCCTTGCACCTGCGGCGGAACCCGCTCCAGTGCCGCAGGCCGCCGAGCGCCCACAACCCGCTGCCGTCAAGCCGCCGCAACCGCCCCCTCAGCCCGCTCCGGCGATCAGCGAGGCCGAAGCCGCTGACATACTGGATGCTGCCCGCCATGTCGTCCTGCCACAGCAACAACCTGCTCCCGCGCGCCCGCCGGCAGTCGAACCCACCCTCGCACCGACACCTGCTGCCGAACCCGGCAATGATTTCCAGCGCATACTGGAAGCGGAAATGTCGAAGAACCTGACCGCCGAACGGATCATTCCGAACGCACCGACACCACGGCAGGTGCAACAGCAGCCAAATGCTGCACCATCGCCGGTCCCAAGCCCGGCAAAACGTGTCGAACCCGAACTTGCTCCGCTAACCGGAACCGACAGCGCTCTTCAGAAAGAAGTCGCTCGCATCTTCGGAGAAATGAGCGTCAGCCGCGACAAATAG
- the dksA gene encoding RNA polymerase-binding protein DksA, translating into MSEKIDLSSYVPSEDEEFMNLNQRAYFRAKLVAWKNDILREARETLDHLAEESANHPDLADRASSETDRAIELRARDRQRKLISKIDAALQRIEDGTYGYCEETGEPIGLKRLDARPIATLSIEAQERHERREKVYRDE; encoded by the coding sequence TTGAGTGAGAAGATCGATCTTAGTAGTTATGTGCCCTCGGAAGACGAGGAGTTCATGAATCTGAACCAGCGGGCTTATTTTCGAGCGAAGCTGGTAGCATGGAAAAACGATATCCTTAGAGAAGCGCGCGAAACCCTGGATCATCTGGCTGAAGAAAGCGCAAATCATCCCGATCTCGCCGACCGGGCTTCTTCGGAAACAGACAGAGCAATCGAACTTCGGGCTCGCGACCGCCAGCGTAAACTCATCTCCAAGATCGATGCCGCATTGCAGCGTATTGAAGACGGTACTTACGGCTATTGCGAAGAAACCGGCGAGCCGATTGGCCTGAAGCGTCTGGATGCGCGTCCGATCGCCACCTTGTCGATCGAAGCACAGGAACGCCACGAGCGCCGCGAGAAGGTTTATCGCGACGAGTGA